A stretch of the Porites lutea chromosome 12, jaPorLute2.1, whole genome shotgun sequence genome encodes the following:
- the LOC140921478 gene encoding uncharacterized protein, giving the protein MAYQPFDGVNMDAHSLSPPDGSACSSSGSETSLSPTPSPQAVYYPTGRRISLSYQNQCQSYMKRLYTNSRERWRQQHVNMAFGELRKLLPTYPPERKLSKNEILRLAMKYIRFLDDLVKDMSAESNKEKHDSHENCDVGLKKERSELEQLPCEGYQTSCDLSLTNDANFENRPSSTDLIFD; this is encoded by the coding sequence ATGGCGTATCAACCGTTCGACGGGGTAAATATGGATGCACATTCCTTATCTCCTCCTGATGGGTCGGCCTGCAGCTCAAGCGGATCCGAAACAAGTTTGAGTCCCACACCGTCGCCACAAGCGGTTTACTATCCAACAGGACGCAGGATAAGTCTATCGTATCAAAACCAGTGCCAGTCATACATGAAACGACTTTATACAAACAGCAGGGAGCGATGGAGGCAACAGCACGTCAACATGGCTTTTGGAGAGCTTAGAAAACTACTACCGACTTATCCGCCCGAGAGAAAACTTTCCAAAAATGAGATTTTAAGACTAGCGATGAAGTACATCCGATTTTTGGATGATTTGGTCAAGGACATGAGCGCCGAAAGCAACAAGGAAAAACACGACTCACATGAGAACTGTGATGTAGGTCTAAAAAAGGAGCGAAGTGAACTTGAGCAATTACCCTGCGAAGGATATCAGACAAGCTGTGATCTTTCATTAACGAATGATGCGAActttgaaaatcgaccttccaGCACCGATCTGATATTCGACTAG